The Corynebacterium freiburgense region TAACCATCAGAAGTGGTACACGTGCCACCCTGGCGACCTTCGCCCATCAATGGGAATGAAGCACCGTAAAGCCGAAGCTCTTTTGGAAGGCGAATTACAAAGTTTTGATTTGCGGTAATTCCATTGGGTGCCTCCCAATCAACGTCGACGAATGCGAAATCATGCTGGAATAGTTCCGGCTCACTCTTGCCATCTTTACGGGTAATTTTAAAGTCACTAAATTTAATGGCTCTTGGGTTAGCAACCTGCTCTAACACTGGCTGCTGAGCGTTTTCCACCACTGGCGGGACAGTATCTGCCCCTGGTTCCTCACCAGGGTTAAGAGGATCCGGCTCGCCACCAGCTTCCTCGGCTGCGCTTGAGGTTGTTGATTCGACATTTGGCGTTGTGGTTTCTTGGGCACGAGCTTGTGGGACCACCACCAAAGCAAACGCAACGGCAAGAACGGTCAACACCACCCAAAGCCGTTTCCATATGCTCAAATTTAATTGCATGAGACTAGTTACCTTTCGTCTTGCCGTTGGCGACACCGGCTGGCAGACATGAGTTCTCTACGGGTTTTGCTACAAAATTGAAGCTCATATTTTCTTGACTCCGATAGCTTAATAAGAGATTACTCAGCTATCAATAAGCTGCACTGTGAATAAAATCCCAGCAACGATAACAATTTAATAAATCTCAAGCACGCTTGACGTTTGCAGTGCGAAAACATTCAGATTTTGCTCGCAAATAAATTTATGCGAACCTTAACTACCCCCAAATTAGTCTAATTTTTATCCGCACAACCGATACACGTAGTGCCCGATTCGCCGTACACGAATATCCTGATTTGCATCAAATTGCGCACAATTCTGAGAAAATCTACGCCTATAGCACGTGTGGTTCTTATGCTTCATTTATGCTTTTAGCATAGTGGCCTGTAATCACTCGATCCCCACCATATGGAAAGGCTCGTGGTGGGACTATCCAACATCCACACCACGAGCCAACAACAAACTCAGGTCAAACCGCACCTACACGGCCAACGACCTACTGCCGACGTGCCCGACGAACCAAGAACACACCAACAGCAACCGCAACCAACGCAAGCGCAACCACACCCAACACACCAGCACCAGTACGCGCAAGCTGAGGCGAAGCCTTCACAGGCGCACCCTGCGCAGGAGCCTGAGCACCAGGAGCCGGAACCCCCTTCTGCGGCTGTCCACCACCAACACCATCAGGCGACTGACCAGGCGCCGCAACATTCGGCGCAGGCGCACTAGGAGCCGGAGCACCCGGTGTAGACGAACCACCAGACTGCGAGGAACCAAGACCACCCAACAACGGAATCAACCCCAACAACGCCAACCAACCAAGGCCTCCACTACCACCAGGAGGAACACCAGGTCCACGGCCCATCGAGTTTGTTACGTTTACAAGCAGATTTGCGTCTTCAGCGAGTACGGTAACTACAGCAGTTCCGTCGCCTTTATCATCAACGGCACCACTAACATTGGCGGTAAAAACTGGAGCAACCCACATTGAATCATCTGGCAACAATTCCTTGATCGTCACCTTCGTACCAAGCGGCAAACGAGGGAAATCATCAAACACATCCCCATCACGCAACGTGAACTCACGCTTTTCCACTTTGCCGTTTGCTTCCCAGGAGGCCTCAAACTTGAATTCCTCATCATCAGAAATACGTGCAATTGCACGGTCATCAATGTGTTTGGTCACTGCCAAACCACCAGCCATACGTGCATAGGTATTAATAAAAGTGACTTGCACGGTGTCATCACCACTAATAGTGATGGTTTGTTTAAAGTCCTGCGGTTGTGGAACTAGCGTATAACCGTCGATCTGAGCAGCACGCTCGTCTTCGGTAATTGTGCAAGTAGTACCAATTGGGAAGATTTCATCCACAAATACCGGCTGTTCATCGCCCTTAGCGATGACAACACCAGACTTTATTTCGCCTTCGACATTGCACTCATAGTTGAACTTGTAGTCTTTGTTCTTTGCGACGTCCACACCGGCGGTCTTTTTCACAACTGCAAGTTTGCCGGAGCCCGACTTCACAGTATTGGTCAGAAGAAGGTCAATATTTTCTTCACTAACGGTGGTAATGCGAGCCTTCGCACCATCCTCGAGGATTTCAACATTGGATACGTCGTCAGCTTGATCAACTGAGAATTTCGGCTTACCAAATTCCACACCTGGGATGTTTGGCAGTGTAACTTCGCTAAGGATTACGGTAGACCCCACTGGAAGCTGTTCGTTTCCAGCACGTTCGCCATTAAGGGAAACCTTTACCTCTTCAGTCTTATTTTGACCATTCGGCAAGGTGATGTCTGCGTGAACAGTGAATTCTGCATCAGCTGGAACACGATTGTTCAGGGGCGAATCCGCCAGAACTTTGCGTACTTTATAGGAACCTCGATCCACACCTTGAATCGTTCCGCTACTGTGCTGATTTCG contains the following coding sequences:
- a CDS encoding DUF5979 domain-containing protein, producing the protein MRLNLVTWKRLWAVFVALAVTLAFIVVPNARAQEDIFEDELDAAPLLPAKTVEFGEFRVSNQHYYEGDNAEEIRLWEFATFDVDWTAPEGVVEGQTFTVQFPEQFRLYGDEKFNLVSTAGVIGGTCDVDANKQSISCVFNEKFVNKYDVKGTLQTKLQAHQTVDKDELSLIIDGKGRVLDLPGKRGIIGPLDRVGGDPFKVGWFDPNWSTSGWRIDIPGTKLESQKSNPVKVTDEFDGYFKFTKKTPFIEAYKIDEQNPNVINESLKVAEKNVSNYDVSADGKKATFEITPPNESGKWEPNLHYRIRYEAETLDGRPVPVNTKVTNHVVIAGLPDLHSTIERNQHSSGTIQGVDRGSYKVRKVLADSPLNNRVPADAEFTVHADITLPNGQNKTEEVKVSLNGERAGNEQLPVGSTVILSEVTLPNIPGVEFGKPKFSVDQADDVSNVEILEDGAKARITTVSEENIDLLLTNTVKSGSGKLAVVKKTAGVDVAKNKDYKFNYECNVEGEIKSGVVIAKGDEQPVFVDEIFPIGTTCTITEDERAAQIDGYTLVPQPQDFKQTITISGDDTVQVTFINTYARMAGGLAVTKHIDDRAIARISDDEEFKFEASWEANGKVEKREFTLRDGDVFDDFPRLPLGTKVTIKELLPDDSMWVAPVFTANVSGAVDDKGDGTAVVTVLAEDANLLVNVTNSMGRGPGVPPGGSGGLGWLALLGLIPLLGGLGSSQSGGSSTPGAPAPSAPAPNVAAPGQSPDGVGGGQPQKGVPAPGAQAPAQGAPVKASPQLARTGAGVLGVVALALVAVAVGVFLVRRARRQ